A stretch of DNA from Cottoperca gobio chromosome 18, fCotGob3.1, whole genome shotgun sequence:
GAAGTCTGACACTGGAGCTTTTTCATGactataattaaatgtttatccTTTCCTTCACCCACTGGAAGCCAGAAGCTTCAAAAACgacattaaaacagaaaaagctaaacttacaatacaaaaaactaatgcagtacatttaaaaaagtctACAGagtcagaaagaaaaaactcccTGTTCAAAAATCCCCTCTGTTCTATTTTTACCATCTTCTTTCTAGAAACGTAAGCAGAAGGTGCAACCTTGAAACAAAGCAGCTCTCTGCATGTTACTCTTGTTCTGACTCCTGTGGTGAATACGGTGAGAGCTACTATGAACAGGTTTTTCCGCTGGTGGAAACTTAAGTCCTAGCTTGATGACAGGAAGACTGGCCTGTGGTCTAGAGGCCACAGCGCACAGAGACTCAGACAGAAGCCAAGAGCAAACGAGAAGTCATTTTATAAAAGGCAACTGTCCGAGGCAACTGCACCTCACTCCCCACTGCTAGGAGAAAATTTGTGGCAAACTAGAGTATATCTGTTATAGGGACCCTAAAGAAAATGTTCTGCGagaattttttgttttttaaatgtaatccttcatttccccccccccccctccatatTCCATCCAGTGCTCCTTAGTAGGCTGCATGTGTTGCCAAATCGCGAAAATTCCCATCTGACTGTagatgtatgtacgtatgtaatgtatgtaatatacgtatgtatattatgttaaCACACTTTCATGTGTCAAACCCTACATGCTGTACATGTAAAGTAGACCCAAAAGTATAACATTTAACTTTTACTGTCTATTTCTAGCCTTTCATTACTTTCTTAAAGTTGTCTCTTCTGACACTAGAGAATACTTTCTTAGTGTTTGGATTATAGAAATTCATTCACGTCCTTAACTGTGGATCAAACTGCAGAACGTCAGagtcacaacatttaaaatcGGGATGAATGTTCTTGAATTTGTTATCTTGAAAGGCATTCCTTCTAATGCTGTATTCATATGCTAATgtgttataaaataaacaatgttaagCAGTTTCAACTCGTTAGTATTTTCTTACATGTTGTGTATGAGACTCTTCTCAAGGACCAACGTTAACACTGAACATGAGTTCACTGTTTTGAAAGTGACATCTAATCTGATTGGCCAACGAAACACATTCTTCTATGTGAAGAGTGGAGAACGTACAGAGAAGCACTTCATTCACTCCAACATTTGAAGCACAATGATACCTCCAAACTTTGCTTTGTATTTCACATGTCTGTTTTTGACGAATATGGGtaagttgtgttttgttttttcctgttgTTTACTTTAAACTATGACCATATATAACATTTTTCCATGCATTTTACATACTAGCATTAAATtacctgtgttttctttgtctccttATTTTCTCCTCAGCTCATGTGACGACTTTAAAACAATCATCATTACATTATCAATCATGTAATGTTGGGGAAAGTATAACTTTGTCATGCATCTGCGATTATGAGCATAATACAGTGATGTTGTACTGGTATAAGCAAACTCTTGGACAGAAACCAAACCTTATTTCTACATACATCTATAGGCATGCTAATGATAAGGGCATGTTTGAAGAGGAATTTAACAACGATTCACGTTTCTCACTGGATACTGAAAACGGTAAAAATCACTTGAAGATAAAAGATCTGCAAATTTCAGACTCGGCTACGTACTACTGTGTAAGAAGCGATTTATATGACTTAGAATTTGCCGAGGGTACCACCGTCAGTGTAAAAGGTTCAGGTTTGAACATCCCAGCTTTGGTCCATCGGTCATCTGACACCATCCAGACAGGAGACTCTGTGACTCTgaactgtacagtacacactggCAGCTGTGATGGAGAACACAGTGTTTACTGGTTCAAAAACTCTGAAGAATCTCATCCAGGACTCATTTACACCCATGGAGGCAGGAATGATCAGTGTGAGAGGAAACCCaacgaacaaacacacacctgtgtctACAACCTGCCAATGAAGAGCCTGACTCTTTCTCATGCTGGGACCTACTACTGTGCTGTTGCCTCATGCGGACACATACTGTTCGGAAACGGGATCAAGCTGGACATTGAAGGTAAGTGCTGTAAAATTCTAGCAGAGACGTATTAATGACATGAACACAgagataacattttaaaggtATAGAGCAACCAATAATGGATATTTGAAGCCGATACTGATATcgatattttctttaaattccACTAACGACATATCGGCAGATGgtaattttttaaaacataaacacatgagATCAACAAGCAATCTGGATACATATTCTTTTGATTTGGTTTTGGTTTAAGTTGCTATACGGAAACACTACAGAGTAAAAATCCACTTTTCAGTTTCAGACAAACCTGTTTGGCATTTCTTATAACTAACCGCTAAGACTGATAAATCTGCAATAAGCTAATATCAATGATTAATCGGTCTAGCTTTTGTCTCTTGATGTCTGGATTTCTGTAGATGAGGTGAACTTTCCCGACTCTCTTGTGTATTTCTTGAGTGGAGCTTTGGCACTCACCACCATCCTGATCGTTTTACTGACGATCACAGTGTTCAAGATGATCAAGACAAATAGCTGCGGTTCAGGTAACGAGTGCCGTTTTTAtttaacttcctgttttcacTGAAGACGGCTAACAAAGAGCTTTTTCTATGTTTTACAACAGAATCTCAAAGAGTTCCAGCTtccaacacaacacatgcagaggtgattattattcatttaaaataactgaCATATTTAACATCACAATAATACGTTGTGTTGTGGACTTGTTTATTTCATGGACTGTATTATGattcattcatatatttttGTTACCAGAATTACCAAGATGCAGACAGCCTCCATTATGCTGCTTTAAGGGATCACAGGGTCGACAGATCACGAAGCCAGAGAGACACCAACAGTGAATGTGTGTACGCCGCTGTAAGACTGTAAAACTGCTTTCATTTgtactttattgtttttgttctttttaaggctgtcaagcaattaaaaatctaattaattacatgctttgtgattaattaatctaaagcttttcaaaatattcaaataaatattggaagatgagtgaatcaatgagtaggcattagaaacttaaaggtcaacatgtcttttatttcaatactatttctccaatatcttgtttgccacaatcatcttagacaacacagaccatcagtttgacataaagtgcaatttcaaatctggcataacatctttcattccataataaacaatatcttgaggcggcttaaaagttgtgtcatttgacgccatctgtaaagcctccattaaccccctgtcctctaccacctgcagtccattgctaTTCATTTCGCGattgagttgttaatgtgtctcaggtagaccgactcattctgcgtctgaacgcctgatcgagagatgacgagatgggtcgctcactttagcatcagcgccGGTGCTAtatagctccgagctagctgctaagtgctttgcgttgaggtgatatttcagtatgaagttctccgatggttcgaacattctttgctgcaggaatcacacagaaccgagcatcaacagttacatcaaCTTCGCTGTTCAGTCTTCACATGTTTTAGAACATGTTGCTACAAACCCCCTCGTGGTCTGCAGTCAAAAGATAAGATACATGTATTCTTTGTGAAGGGTCGGACATAAGCATATGCATCTACAAACCGATGCTTcctttgcttttgtgtgtgtgtagtttcaAACAGGAAGTCTCCACattgttactttgttttctttactttttaacaATTGTATTCAATGTTTTATAATCcattgttttcaaatgcagtAATGTGAATGCGATGTTGTCTCATTTATGATCAATGCTTTCAATACAATCATATTACACTTTGACATTGAGaaaatgcgtgtgtgtgtgtgtgtgtgtgtgtgtgtgtgtgtgtgtgtgtgtgtgtgtgtgtgtgtgtgtgtgtgtgtaaactatAAACATCTACAACAATAGCACTGTCATGTCAGTTACTACAGCGTTACTGCTGTAATAATATGATGCCCACTGTGGGTTTGAAGTCATTAAAGTCATAACCactatattttaatatttaatattttaatattcagttcagaacaataaaacacatttatttttattttcagttcatttattgtatagaaattattttgtattggATTCCTTGCGAAAAAGCATGTCATTATGTACATTCACTGAACGTTATTCTGAACATAGAAAACAAGCCACACCTTTCAGAGTCAGTGTCTTTTAATGCACACAGGAACCCATTTTTGTGATCAAACTATATTTTTAGAAGCAGAAGTTGATTGATGTTCCACAACACAGTGCGTTGCTCTGTGTTTAACCACACACAGCTAGTGAGCGAAAATCAGAGGTTATGTAGGGATGTGGTTAGGAAAACCTGAACAACGTTTACGGGTTGATTAGACAATAGATTCAAAATTGTTCCCACTACGTTGatagtgctttttttttttacagatgtttttgttcaCATTATGCTTTAATTATATCTCTACCAATTGAGGTGGTTCAGgaatctagtaaggatgccacctgggcgcctcccctCGGTGAGGTGAGGTGTtacaggcacgtccagctgggaggagacctcggggaagacccaggactcggtggagagattatatctcctcactggcctgggaacgccccCAGgcggagctggtggatgtggcccggaaaagaacagtttggggttccttactggagctgctgtccccacgaccccgaccccggataagctgAAGATGACAATGATGATGATATATCTCTACCTACAAACAATAACTTAGTCAAAGTTGCTTTTATTAAGAAAAGTGTAATACAGCCAAGCCACAAAATTATGTTTAtctaactttcttttttttgggggggggggggtaacattCTTTAACAGTAACAGATTCTGGTGAACATTTTTAGCCAAAATCTGCATTAAAGACTTCTCCAGCTCTTTCTGATATAAACCAAAGAGCAAAGAGTTACAAAGAAGATGATAATCCCAGTTCTAATGATGGAGAGCCAGACTAAGATTCTCATCTGGGCTATTTGGTCTTCAATATCACCTTTGACAAACAGCTTGCTCCCATTACCGAACAGAACCTCCCCACAGGAAGCCACAGCGCAGTAGTAGGTTCCCGCATCGGTGGAGCTCAGGTTAGTCTTCTGCAAATGGTAGACGCAGCTCTGTGAAGGAGACCCTGTTGAAGAGATGTGTTTACACCGTCTCCCGTGCGTGTGAAGGATTCCTTGGTGAGATCCTTGTCTAAACCAGTAAACACTGTGTTCTTCATCACAGCTCCCAGTGTGTACGGTACAGTTCAGAGTCACGGAGCCTCCTGGCTGGATGGTCTCAGATACTGGCCCCTGGTCTATTTTGTTGGTTCCTACAATTAGCAGAAAAAAAGGCATTTGtctattttgtgtctttattattatttatttattattacaagcctctttttagttatttttctgtgaAACTACATTTCAAATTGACGGGTGTAGATTGGCCGTCTGGTCtcctaaaaaatgttttaccattgaaactgcattgtcaattatgCTTTGATTACGTTTCTTTTTTACGCATCACAAATAAGTGACGTAAGAAGTAAGTCCGTTTATGCAGGAGGATTTACGTCTGAACATCAATAATGTAACaaatttacttattttaaaccaAATCATGACCATTAACCAAATCTAACCAAGaagttttgttgctgttttgttttaatttacaacGTTAGAGTTAACCACGTGTTCAAACTGTCCgtaatccaggagaaaatatgtttaaccagaaacgtaattgagaatgcagtttagttgtatgggaaagTCATTTTTGCAGGAGACAGGGTTGTGATTGGTTCATATACCTAAAACTATCAAGTGTTATACAGTATAATCATTTCATCTCAAGTCAAAGCcaaagaaaaatgaaagcaCAATACCTTCGACACTTAGAAAGACCCCCTCTCCAAATGTAATGATGTTGGAGTGTGAGCTTCCACAGAAGTATGTGGAGGAATCTGAGAAGTGGACATCAGAGATGTGTAAATGATTTATCCCTTCCTTCCCTTGCACAGAGAAACGAGGGTTCTCCTCCGTCCATTGGAGTTTGGATGGATTATACTTGTAAACAGTAGATAGGAGCTTCGGTCTACCTCCTAAGGTTTGTCGGTACCAGGAGAAGTGCATTGCCACTTGGCTGTCGTAGAAGCACCGTAACGTCACATTGTCCCCAACACTGGCGGATATAACCCCAATGTCCTGGTTGACTTCTGCCGGCTCGATCACTGCCAACAGATGAActaggtaaaagaaaaaagataatgGTATAGAAACATAAgatgtcaacattttaattagaatcacaatctgaatacattttatattaatagaCTTACATACTCCACAGAGGATCATATACATGTGCATCGTCTCAGAGATCTCAACAAATGAAGGATTTAAGCGGAAAAAGCAGACGCCAGCCTGAAAATGAGGCTCCATGTGATTGGTTGCTAATAGGGTCAAACTGTGTGACACCTCAAACATCCGTTTTGGCCTCAGTAGAAGATAAATGAACATAACACTAACTGTCAAGTCTGACGATCACACTATTTGTAATAGAAATATagcagcaaatacattttctgtcatgTGGTAAAACTCAAACATCTAACTGAGGTAACAAtaaccaaaacacatttttgaatgGAGGCGGACATTAAATGACCACTTGGCATGTACATTGTTTTTACCGCATGTTAGGGGGAGAACACATACTCAATCTACAGTTTTAAAAGACAGGACGACCTTTTCTTAAGTAACACACCGCATAATACAGGGGTATTGCTTGGATAAGTTTAGAATGTTTATTGCAGTGGTAAAGAAATAGTTTTAAGAGCAGGCTACTTTGGCAGACATAGATCTGTAGTGCCTTCTAGAGGGGGCAAGTTGAATATATGTGGTGAGCAGGACTCAGCTGATTGcacaagaagaggaaaaggtaTGTGCATGCACAGTGGTGTCTCTGTTCTGATAAAAGATGCTGTGGGTACTCAAagtgctgtctgtgtgttctttcTACCGATATGGCCTCTGTCACTTGGTTTTGGACACAACACAGagagtttgaaaaaaaacatctctaGCTCATTCATGCTCACTACTGGTGTCCCACAGGGTTACATGCTCGGCCCAGTGATATTCACACTAATAAAGTTTGCTAATGGCACAGCAGTGGTACTGACTCTCAATGTGGACAGGCCAAAAGAGAGATTTACGCATGTCTGGCCACCTGAGCTGCCATATCAGATTGTGATAGATGTGACAGATTGTGAGGATATCTTCCATGATGGCTGTAGCAAACTTATATACTTACTTATACCATCTGAAATTATTTGAGTCATATCATGTCTGGAATTGCTTCAGATACAGATATCAGTGTGGTAAAATATTTGAGCTTGCTTTCATCAACTATTCAATACCCCGCCCCCCTTTAAAGTGATAGAAAGTGCCCTTGCAGTGAAACCCTTGTACACACAATGGAGAGCTTCCCCTTAATAACAGCCGTACTTCTGTGCCGCCTCAGTAAGTATTGAAATACTCTCAATTTAATTTCTAATTGTGTTATTGTACCTCTAGCTCGCTGTAATTTAAACGTATTTACGTATTACTTACATCCTAATTTTTCATAAGAGGTATTGAATGACTTCATGTGGCtttataacaagtatatattgtgttgtctctgctgtttgtttcaggCTGGATCTCTGTCTCAGTGACTCAGACCGTGGAGGTCCAGCCTGGTGGAGAAGTCACACTGCTCTGCACCAATATTTCCAGCCATCCAACCCAGACTGACTGGTTCAGACAGATCAACAGAACCAAGCCCAGCTGCATCTCCTCTATCCACAGGGCTGATACTGAAGTTTCATTCTGTGATGGATTTCAAAATGGAAAATTTAATATGAGTTCCAACACCACCACTGTCTTTCTTAAAATCAAGGAAGTAGATTCATCTGACTCTGGATTGTATTTTTGTGGATTTTACATAGATAAACATACAGTCATGGTCGGTGCAGTATATGTAAACGTTCAAGGTAAGATTGTAGTTAAGTCTTACCTCTTTCAGAGATATCTTTTTCTCATCATATTgacagtatatctatatatgtgtaaaagaaatcctcttcatctctttttgaAAGGTAACGATGAATATGTCGGTGAAGTGGATTTGAAGACTAAAGGTAAGGTTCTCCTTCTTTATTGCGCAAGTAGTCACATATCCGGTAATTACAATGTTAACCATGTCTAAAGCCACCAGACTAAAGAACAGAGTCTGAttctataatttattttatagaGGAGCCTGATGAAATGGCAAACCTAATTCTGGGTGGTCTGGCTGTTTTCCTCATTATAGTCGTCATTGTTCTGGCTGCTAGAATCAAGAACCTTCAGAGAGGTAAAGTGGATTTCATCATTTGTTGCACAGTGAATTATGGACAAATCCAAAGCAAAGTTTATGATCAGTTATAATGAACTAATCACACTTTTATCTTTTGTCATTTAGATGTAAATGAAAAACTGAATACGGAAAGAAGCAAGGTAATGAATTAAACACATGATAAGCCCGTAACTATCGTTGTCCCGCGCTGCTGCAGGTGGCATCACACAGCTTAATCACAATAGTcctctttatctcttttttttaactctaATTTCAGATGTGAtcttttaaattttaaattgaTAGTTAAGATTCAATACCTTGAAGAATAACTAGAATTTAGATTTCGCTAGCATTTGGCTTACTTACTCAGAATGTGATCATGCTAGTTGTAGCCATCTGAAGCACATTTAAATGCTCAACCAACTCAACCAGTAGATTAATTTTctaaagaaacagaaaatgaagcCTTTCTGCCCTACTGCTGCGTACatttacaaacaacaaacatttacagaattgtttttttgtattattattattattcttaatatTAACTTATGAACACTGTAAATTGGGTcaatttgtgttttcttaatgAGCTTTCGTCATTCAATGTGTCCTATGTCCTATTGTTGTTTGTACAACCTCGGTTTCAATTATTGAACAGAGATTTTCttagttttaattaaaattgtGCAACAGCTGGGATTCTTTTAACAGTCAAGTTTGTTCTTagctaaaaaaatattttacactcATTTTAGTTAAAATTATTCCTTCTTGGAACAACCCACAAATCCGCcaattttatgttgttttttttggcaaaCTCAGCCAAACTGTGTGTGATACAGTATGCGACTCTGAATACTCTGATTTACAGAATACGTGCTCAGATGAACTGAACTACGCAGCTGTACGTTTCCAGGAAAAGCCGAGAAGAGGCCGCAGACCTGCATCTGAAATTGAGCTGGAGCCAAATGTTGTGTATGCTGCCTACCAGATAGACTCAGGAAACATGTGGAAATGCAGCTCAGAGTGGAAATGATGCTTTGTTATATTAAACTGCTATTGTGGTTTTATGTCTGGCTTGTGTGTGGAAGGATCCACTGGCAAAAAATAAATTTGGAATATTGTTTCCCTATTTCCCAGCTCAtgtttcttgtctctctctcgatcAAAGTTTCTGTCTTTCTTATTTTGTCTTAGAGGACATATGTATGTCATGACAACTTATATACTTACTTATACCGTCTGAAATTATTTGAGGCATATCATGTCTGAAATTGCTTCTGATACAGATATCAGTGTGGTAAAAGATTTGAGCTTGCTTTCATGAACTATTCAATACCCCACCCCCCTTTAAAGTGATATAAAGTGCCCTTGCAGTGAAACCCTTGTACACACAATGGAGAGCTTCCCCTTAATAACAGCCATACTTCTGTGCCACCTCAGTAAGTATTGGTATTGAATTACTCTCAATTAAATTTCTAATTGTGTTATTGTACCTCTAGCTCGCTGTAATTTAAACGTATTTACGTATTACTTACCTCCTAACATTTAATAAGAGGTATTGTATGATTTCATGTGGCtttataacaagtatatattgtgttgtctctgctgtttgtttcaggCTGGATCTCTGTCTCAATGACCGTGGAGGTCCAGCCTGGTGGAGAAGTCACACTGCTCTGCACCAATATTTCCAGCCATCCAACCCAGACCGACTGGTTCAGACAGATCAACAGAATCAAGCCCAGGTGTATCTCCTCTATCCACAGGGCTGATAGTGAAGCTTCATTCTGTGATGGATTTCAAAATTTGATATGAGTTCCAACACCAACACTTTTATCTTTTGTCATTTAGATGCAAATGAAAAACtgaagacagaaagaagcaaggtaatacattaaacacatgATAAGCCCGTAACGTTGTTTCGCGCTGCTGCAGGTGGCATCGAACAGCTTAGTCACAATAGTCCTCTTTAACAGAAAACAATATTCCCATTAATTCCCACTTTTAACTCTAGATTCAGATGTGatctttaaaactttaaattgaCAGTTAAGGTTTAATACCTTGAAGAATAACTCGAATTTAGAAATATTTGGCTTACTTACTCAGAATGTGGTCATGCTAGATGTAGCCatctgaaacacatttaaatgctcAACCAACTCAACCAGTAGATTCCattctcatcaacagtcaccaatctgggtgttaaaatggatcctcacctgacctttgaggcccacatcagacaaacatacaagaactccttctaccacctcaaaaatattgccaaactccgcccaacattctctctgtcagatggtgaaaagcttgtccatgcctttgtctcctccagacttgactactgcaacgcacttctcatcgggattcatagcaaaaacatccagaagctgcgatacatccagaacagcgctgctaggatcctgatgagagtgtgaaagtacgaacacatcacacccatcctcaaatcactgcactggctcccggtctcactcaggattgattataaaatctcccttccatcagtgcattcacggaaatgctccatcctacctcagagaactgctcaccccacaaacctccacaagaaacctccgttctgtaaaggctaacctcctccttccccccaggaccaagctcaaaaccatgggagatcgcgccttctgctctgccgctcccagactgtggaatgctctccctgaacatctgaggacgccacagac
This window harbors:
- the LOC115023444 gene encoding uncharacterized protein LOC115023444 isoform X1 encodes the protein MESFPLITAVLLCRLSWISVSVTQTVEVQPGGEVTLLCTNISSHPTQTDWFRQINRTKPSCISSIHRADTEVSFCDGFQNGKFNMSSNTTTVFLKIKEVDSSDSGLYFCGFYIDKHTVMVGAVYVNVQGNDEYVGEVDLKTKEEPDEMANLILGGLAVFLIIVVIVLAARIKNLQRDVNEKLNTERSKNVGSDDLNCAELRFLHKTIRSRRPTSERQLETHVVYAASR
- the LOC115023977 gene encoding signal-regulatory protein beta-2-like, coding for MIPPNFALYFTCLFLTNMAHVTTLKQSSLHYQSCNVGESITLSCICDYEHNTVMLYWYKQTLGQKPNLISTYIYRHANDKGMFEEEFNNDSRFSLDTENGKNHLKIKDLQISDSATYYCVRSDLYDLEFAEGTTVSVKGSGLNIPALVHRSSDTIQTGDSVTLNCTVHTGSCDGEHSVYWFKNSEESHPGLIYTHGGRNDQCERKPNEQTHTCVYNLPMKSLTLSHAGTYYCAVASCGHILFGNGIKLDIEDEVNFPDSLVYFLSGALALTTILIVLLTITVFKMIKTNSCGSESQRVPASNTTHAENYQDADSLHYAALRDHRVDRSRSQRDTNSECVYAAVRL
- the LOC115023978 gene encoding uncharacterized protein LOC115023978, with protein sequence MSHSLLPTPEHHLILHMIHLLAVIEPAEVNQDIGVISASVGDNVTLRCFYDSQVAMHFSWYRQTLGDSSTYFCGSSHSNIITFGEGVFLSVEGTNKIDQGPVSETIQPGGSVTLNCTVHTGSCDEEHSVYWFRQGSHQGILHTHGRRCKHISSTGSPSQSCVYHLQKTNLSSTDAGTYYCAVASCGEVLFGNGSKLFVKE
- the LOC115023444 gene encoding uncharacterized protein LOC115023444 isoform X2 is translated as MESFPLITAVLLCRLSWISVSVTQTVEVQPGGEVTLLCTNISSHPTQTDWFRQINRTKPSCISSIHRADTEVSFCDGFQNGKFNMSSNTTTVFLKIKEVDSSDSGLYFCGFYIDKHTVMVGAVYVNVQGNDEYVGEVDLKTKVVIVLAARIKNLQRDVNEKLNTERSKNVGSDDLNCAELRFLHKTIRSRRPTSERQLETHVVYAASR